A single window of Granulicella mallensis MP5ACTX8 DNA harbors:
- a CDS encoding cupredoxin domain-containing protein — protein MAAVSIGMAQEVVEVTALVEVTHQHRHESPMHAASGDVVVWLTPLQKLQHLPEPHKQVYTLAQKNKQFTPHILVVPTGSSINFPNLDPFFHNVFSLFDGKRFDLGLYEAHTRRVVQFDKEGVSYIFCNIHPEMGAVVVSLSTPFYGVSTPDGAVVLHDVPPGSYRLNVWAENVSRDLLNGLSRTVEITDHDNELGTLRLQTSGDIMGHHENKFGESYAPVAKDPY, from the coding sequence ATGGCGGCAGTCTCGATCGGGATGGCGCAGGAAGTTGTGGAGGTCACGGCCCTCGTCGAAGTGACGCATCAGCATCGGCATGAGAGTCCGATGCATGCTGCCTCGGGCGATGTGGTCGTATGGCTTACGCCGCTGCAGAAGCTGCAGCATCTTCCCGAGCCGCATAAGCAGGTGTACACGCTGGCGCAGAAGAACAAGCAGTTTACGCCGCACATCCTGGTGGTCCCCACGGGAAGCAGTATCAACTTTCCCAATCTCGACCCGTTCTTCCATAATGTGTTTTCGCTGTTCGACGGCAAGCGATTCGATCTCGGCCTCTACGAAGCTCACACGCGCCGCGTCGTGCAGTTCGACAAGGAAGGCGTCTCCTACATCTTCTGCAACATCCACCCTGAGATGGGCGCTGTGGTGGTTTCTCTCAGCACTCCCTTCTATGGGGTATCGACGCCCGATGGGGCTGTGGTGCTGCATGATGTTCCCCCGGGCAGCTATCGTCTGAACGTCTGGGCGGAAAATGTCAGTCGCGATCTTTTGAATGGGTTGAGCCGTACTGTTGAAATTACAGATCACGATAACGAGCTGGGAACGCTTCGCCTGCAGACCAGCGGCGACATTATGGGACACCACGAGAATAAGTTTGGCGAGAGCTATGCGCCGGTGGCGAAGGATCCGTATTAG
- a CDS encoding REP-associated tyrosine transposase gives MNRAPQETRTYHVTAVTAQRRSLFQVTATAELLQQTIFDYRTQGKFLLHAFVIMPDHFHILITPAHDISLEKAVQFIKGGFSFRLKSKFDVWMRSFNESQIVNEEKFLTCVRYIEDNPVHERLAQTPEAYPYTSAGCGPLDPMPLHLRA, from the coding sequence ATGAATCGTGCTCCACAGGAAACCCGAACTTACCACGTCACCGCTGTTACAGCTCAACGCCGAAGCCTCTTTCAGGTCACAGCCACGGCTGAACTATTACAACAAACGATCTTTGACTATCGCACTCAGGGCAAATTCCTGCTTCATGCGTTCGTCATCATGCCCGACCACTTTCACATTTTGATCACGCCTGCCCACGACATTTCGCTAGAGAAGGCCGTGCAGTTCATCAAGGGCGGATTCTCTTTTCGTTTGAAGAGCAAATTCGATGTCTGGATGCGAAGTTTTAACGAGAGCCAGATTGTGAACGAAGAAAAGTTCCTGACCTGCGTGAGGTATATCGAAGACAATCCTGTTCACGAGAGGCTCGCGCAGACACCGGAGGCTTATCCTTACACATCCGCAGGGTGTGGCCCGCTGGACCCCATGCCGCTCCACCTCCGGGCCTAA